A part of Liolophura sinensis isolate JHLJ2023 chromosome 1, CUHK_Ljap_v2, whole genome shotgun sequence genomic DNA contains:
- the LOC135464346 gene encoding 7alpha-hydroxysteroid dehydrogenase-like gives MGQRSGITLGQVSEITMGQGSGSDWARDRNRLGIRDHTGPGVRDHNGPGARDHNGPRVKDHTGSGITLNQGSHWTRGHTGPGSHWARDHTAILLVKGDVRSPEDIEELTRQTKEKFGKLNALINNAAIANPQDRLDTVELNEFDEIFRINLRAAFYLTQICMPSLEETKGTVVNISSIASDMPNAQTLVYGMSKAALDYFTKALANDVGPSGVRVCGVQPGYFPAKLKEGMFPGMESVSSEAMNKIIMSMQPLRRVGKVSEIAKTVAFLLSEDASFITGVNICVDGGMHFPRLDAISGGSSDSD, from the exons ATGGGCCAGAGGTCAGGGATCACACTGGGTCAGGTGTCAGAGATCACAATGGGCCAGGGGTCGGGATCAGACTGGGCCAGGGATCGCAATCGGCTAGGGATCAGGGATCACACTGGGCCAGGTGTTAGGGATCACAATGGGCCAGGGGCCAGGGATCACAATGGACCAAGGGTCAAGGATCACACTGGGTCAGGGATCACACTAAATCAGGGATCACACTGGACCAGGGGTCACACTGGGCCAGGATCACATTGGGCCAGGGATCACACTGCG ATATTACTAGTTAAAGGAGACGTCCGTAGTCCAGAGGATATTGAAGAACTGACCAGGCAAACTAAAGAGAAATTCGGAAAATTGAATGCGCTG ATTAACAACGCAGCAATTGCAAACCCACAAGACCGTCTAGATACAGTGGAACTAAATGAGTTTGACGAGATATTTAGGATAAATTTAAGAGCGGCGTTTTACCTAACACAAATCTGTATGCCGTCTCTAGAAGAAACAAAAG GTACTGTTGTCAACATATCTAGCATCGCATCCGACATGCCG AATGCCCAGACGCTAGTTTACGGGATGTCCAAGGCTGCCTTAGACTATTTTACAAAGGCATTGGCAAACG aCGTCGGTCCGTCTGGAGTAAGGGTGTGCGGTGTTCA GCCAGGATACTTCCCCGCTAAGTTAAAGGAAGGAATGTTCCCAGGCATGGAATCTGTGAGTTCTGAGGCG atgaacaaaataataatgtcCATGCAACCACTTCGGCGTGTTGGGAAGGTATCAGAGATCGCCAAAACCGTAGCCTTTCTTTTATCAGAGGATGCAAGCTTTATCACAGGTGTCAATATTTGTGTGGACGGAGGAATGCATTTCCCAA GACTGGATGCCATTAGTGGAGGTTCCTCCGACTCTGACTGA